CCTACGACAAAGACGGCATAATTTGGCCAGTCGCGATCGCCCCCTATCACGCTATCGTCACAATCCCTAACATAAATGATGCACAACAAGTGGAAATTGCTACAAAACTTTACCAAGAACTAAATCAAGCCGGAATCGAAACCTTACTTGATGATCGAGATGAACGGGCGGGAGTAAAATTCAAAGACGCCGATTTAATCGGCATACCTTACAGAATAGTCACCGGACGAGCGATCGCCAATGGTAAAGTCGAAGTCGTAGAACGAGCCACCCGCAAAACTCAAGAAATTGGCATTCAAGAAGTGACAACCACGCTCAAACAGTGGATTACCGCAGCGATAAAGGTGTAAAATTAAACGCAGAGGGACACAAAGGTAACGCAAAGGTTCGCAGAGAAATACTTGACTTCTACACTCTGTTACTCTCTGCGCCTCTGTGCCTCTGCGTGATATAACTTCATATTTTAATCATCTCCATCAAAGATTAAAGATACATCAGTTGAATGCTGACGGACTAGAAATTTAAATTCTAAAATTGAAGATGAGAAATACAGAATCAACAATGGCAGTATTTTCACTAAAATAGCCATACTGTAAGTGTTTGGAAACTCTCTAATTGTAAGTATCGTCTATAAACAGGCTGCTCTTCACACAAAAACGATCTCAGCCCTAAGTCAGGAAGGTTTGGAAAATGAAAGACCAACAAGGATCTAACAGGATTTCTTCAAGTGTAATAGCAGCCGTCTCTGCTGCTGTTGTCGCCGTCAGTGGGGGCGTAGCTTGGGTGACATGGAACTCCGGCGCTCCCACACCCTCAAACCCCTCTCAAACCATCAAACAACCGGGGAATACAACTACAGCCCAGCAAGGTAACGAACAAAGCGCTAATATTTATTGGCTCAAACCAACCGATAAAAGTTTTGATTTAGTTCCCCATCCAGTTAAAATAGCCGCAGTCCAACCCAACCAAGTTTTAGAAAAAGCTTTACAAAGTTTGTTAGCAGGCCCCACAGAAGGAACCGACTCTACCACTATCCCCAAAGGAACCCAGCTGCTGGGATTGAAGGTAGATGGAGATGAAGTTCATGTTAATTTATCT
The Gloeotrichia echinulata CP02 DNA segment above includes these coding regions:
- a CDS encoding GerMN domain-containing protein yields the protein MKDQQGSNRISSSVIAAVSAAVVAVSGGVAWVTWNSGAPTPSNPSQTIKQPGNTTTAQQGNEQSANIYWLKPTDKSFDLVPHPVKIAAVQPNQVLEKALQSLLAGPTEGTDSTTIPKGTQLLGLKVDGDEVHVNLSEDFTSGGGSSSMLGRIGQVVYTATTLNPNAKVYIEVNGKQLDVLGGEGVELEQPLTREKFHKNYPL